In the genome of Dermatophagoides farinae isolate YC_2012a chromosome 4, ASM2471394v1, whole genome shotgun sequence, the window tttcattgtgtttatcatcatcaggtttatcatcaggtttttttgttgtactACTACTAATACTCACAGTAGTGGTCTTTACTGTGGAAGTTGCAGTTGTAGTCGGTTTTTCCGTCGGTTCCTTAATTGTGAGTGTGTGAGGTAATGGATCCAAATTTGGCCATCTTGTTGCAAAATaatctttttcatctttcACAGATTCCGgtttgaaatcattttcttcatgtTCACAATTCTTTAATGGTTTTTCACCGGCAATACGTGATTGTAACCCGTTTATCAACCATTCTTGTTGATCacgatatttttcatcacattGCCGTGCTATACATACGGTAATTGGCCATTGTCGTGAAAGTATTAAATAATGATCCTGTTCAGGTGCATGTTTCCATAATCCAGCAGCTAaaccaatcaaaatgaatataatcatAAAACCAATGAATACGAATAGACCGAGAAAAAACCAACGTGCACGTCTAGATTCACCGTTATATGATGGTGGACAACATATATCATTCAAACTATAACTAGGCATCGTTGTATAAaggaaattattatttcttggtggcaaaacaaacaacaacaagttctgagattcaaaatgatgagtTTTTaggtttaaaaaaattaaatttttacaTAGATTTAAAATGCAGAAAAACTTTGATGAACACTCGATGaagataattataatgatcaatatacAATAATGTTTTATTCCTTTAACACCGTATATAtggttataataataaaaaaaaaaccaacagcAATTTTTTCCGTTCAATTTTACAGCActaaaatacaaataattttaatgtttCATACATAGATTCTATTGGttacagaaaattttttttgatctcattgataaatgagtgtgtgtgtgtgtgtttggtgttACTAGTGGATTATCAGCATTCAAGATATTAagatactaataataatccgattgcaatgaaaatggatcaaaaCCAATTAAACAATCGTTGTTTTTActataattttgttgttgcaacCATGGTAATTGTGGTTGGttgatatataataatcaactcTCCATTTTGTGATTATTGTTCTAGATTTAAATGTTTAAAACTGAtgatttcttgttgttgttgttgtcgttgttctCATTGGCTTGTagcattcaaatcaatcaatcaatcgtaaTGTAATCGATCTactatcatcaatatataaacTTACTCAACCGATTGGAATGTCatatttcaaatattgaacAGTGATCGACCTTTAATATAACAAGTATGGTtttattagattttttttctgaaaataGATATAAGATATATTATATGACAAAAGGAAATgtcgaatatttttcaattaaatcaatttaaaaaaaatgattggattaaatgatgatgatgtaatgacaattttttatccattattataattcatataaaatattttctcaaattgttttataaatcaaattgtcGATTaagaatcaataaaaaattgaatcaatggaCACTTTTTTAGAATCCGGTATAATAAAAACTATTCGGACATGATGATTCCATTGTACAATATGATGGTTGATCTGGACGATGAAATGAGACACAAAGCCAAATCTCTTCTaaatatgaatcattttcatgttcTTTACAATTAAGAATATAATTTCGAGGatcatttaattgaaaatctttcctattgattgattcatgtAATGCGTGTTCGAATAGTTCACGAGAATATTTTCTATCTGATCGTGGCACGATATTAGCTTCAATTAAAGCTCGATCCAAATCAAATTCCTCATATAGATTGAGCGTTTgattaaaatattcaaattgtgTCATTTTTGCACAAGTTCCATGTTTACGCCATTCATGTTTCCAAAGAGAATTTTCCGTTTTACCTTGTAATAAATTTGGCCATATGTTTAACATACGTTCATGTATTGGATTCAATACTGTTTGATTTAACGGTTGATTAGAACAGAATTGATCCCAAGTATTGTCGGCATTTTCTGGCCAAAGACCATGAATAACCCAACGTTCAAATTGTTTAGAATCTGGACGGCAAACATTATGATCACGACAAACGGTTGGTGGCCATCGACGTACAAACAGTAAGTATTTAAAATCTTGTGAATATGTTATAAACATAGACATAAACATGACAAAAAGACCGGCCAATAGAATAATCATAACAATGTATAGGAAAAGATTTATTAAACGACGACGTCTTGAACCTACACTAGGAAATACATAGATATATTCGGGTCTTATAGTTAAAATATTTCGACCACTAGATGTACGATTATCGGCAATCAATGGTGtaacatcattataaatCGGTGGTGGCATATATTCAGCTGTTCGATAGACATAATCATTGTTTGCTTGTTGGCCATTGTTGGTgttattgttcatcattttcggacaattattaatatgatgataattttaaaatatcCACAAAATTTATCACAATCAGGTGTGTCGACAACTTGTAAAATGATTGgattacaacaaaaaaaatgacgactcacaaaacaaaaaggataataatattgctataacaacaaaaacatgatCAATGTCAGCTCCGATTAATTTGGTGcatacaaataaaatgatcacGTGAAATTCTTTCTTGTTGTATGATACAAATATAGGCTCCGCCCAGATAAAATctaaacaaaatatttgattgttgtcgttgtcgatATTTACccttttttcttatttttttatcatccaTAAGTCAGCTGGTTTCAGtgttattttaattttttggttgaatgaatcatcatttgtttttttttggatgggATTAGAACTGGAATTATTtgtgttaatttttttcttttcggattgaattcattgttgtttaaatGGTTATTTAactgtgtctgtgtttgcTTCTGCATTTGTGTGAGTGTTTGTCAAAGATAATTTCAAGGTTCATCCATCTATCCATCGATATTGTAATTaggattttgaaaataatccaATTCATTTCGGGTAAGTATcgattaaatcatcaaagaTATGAAATCACATTtaaaatgtaaatgaaacatttttttctttgccaaAATACAGGGAAAAAATTGctcaataattcaattcgatggttgtgtgtgtatgtatgttaaACGTGTCGTGAGTGAATaaagaatcgaatttttgtaataataaatttcacctctcaaacaaacaagcgaacagaagaaaaaatgccaatcattgttcattattttatttcattgaaaacaaattaattcccgtataaattcttttctaCTCAATCATACAATTCATCAACGTGTGAATGTTTTGTTGGTTGTACACGCCATACAATTAGTCATTCAGGAAGTTTTCAAGAAAAAGCATCGAAAACGTTAAATCtctcaacgaaaaaaaacgaaaagagGAAATAGTAGTACGACGTTGTCGTGAAACTTGGTTTCCAAATTTCATCtcgattaaaaaaattgaatgaaaacacacacacaccaactACGCACCACCATTTTgaagttgaaaatttttgttttctgttttgtttgcatGTGAGAAAAAACCTTTGGATTTTGAACcagataaacaacaaaattgttttgtatgtgtgtgtgtgtgtgtgtgttgaaatCGTATCTTCAGCATTGTGATAATTTATGTTGAACTAATCAAGAAAAAtcgatcgaaaaaaattttattttcttatcgaattaaattgaaaaaaatattgaacaacagcaacgtcatcatcgataatgttTAATTGATAgttttatttgatcatcatcatttttcaatattattgtgcttgtgtttgtgtgtaaatGGTGTGATTTATGGTTATGTAGTGTGTTACTGGctaatttttatataatttaCATTAATTTGTACTCaaaaatttcgaataatataacaaagaaaaaacttcgATTCgactttttgttttaaattttcttttatctCGTTGAACAAATAAATGTCAATAAAACCGGCTGCCATTGCTGGCGATCCAGAATCGTTAGCTGAATTATCACGTTGTGATTATTCTATACGTATTACATTGGATTCTGCACGAGCTGGTCATATACCGTCGGATCGTAAAATTCGTATCTATGCCGATGGTATTTATGATCTATTCCATGCTGGTCATGCTAGACAATTGATGCAAGCTAAAAGTGCATTTCCAAATGTCTATCTTATTGTTGGCGGTTTGTTAATCCCTATTATTTATATGTTCAtaatataatttgatttttcttttgaatttttccattgattttattattatagtgAATGGTGATTATTTAACTAATAAATTCAAAGGTAAAAcagtaatgaatgaaaccgAACGTTATGAAGCGGTACGACATTGTCGTTATGTGGATGAAGTTGTCCGTGATGCACCATGGATATTGAcagatgaatttttatccgaacataaaattgattttgtggCACATGATGATATACCATATACATCGAATGATTCGGATGACGTGTATACTATTATTAAAGAACGTGGAATGTTTCTTGCCACAAAACGTACGGAAGGTATCTCTACATCTGATCTTGTTGCACGTATTGTACGTGATTATGATGTTTATGTACGACGTAATCTGGCACGTGGTTACACAGCTAAAGAGttgaatgtttcatttttgaatgtaagtttttttcgaatgaataaattctgtTTATCACATCAATAAATGTTGTccatttatgtttttttaggaaaaaaaatttttattacaaaacaaaatggatgaattaaAAGATAAAGGAAAAATGTTGGTCGAAAATTTGGGCCAAAAACGACATGAATTCATACAAAAATGGGAGgataaatcgattgaatttatcaataGTTTTATCGAACTATTTGGACCGGATGGAACACTGGTtagttgaatttgttttgttttttatttatttattcattttttttgttctcaaaTATAGAATACAATATGGAATCAATCGACAGGTCGAATAAAACGTGCcttatcaccatcaccatcaccttCGAACTCTAGTCCGGAACATCGTCTCGgtgatgattcatcattaccTCATGGTATGAATACTGgattttctggtttttccGAAGAAGACGATTATTTGAATACAACTGGATCATCACATTCAATGAATCGATATGTATCGACCACAAAACGATCAAGAAATGGCccaaaatcgaataaattatCACGAAGATCAATTACAACAAGATCGGTTAGTTCAATGGACGAATAttcagatgatgaagataataatgatgatttgaatgtttcgaaaaataataatcatgaaaattcttcaagTAATAATCGTAGTAGCATCAGtagtaacaataataatagtaatagaAATATTAACAAAATTTCCACAAACGGGGCAAAGGAAACAAATCGAACttcaacaaacaaccaacggagaatgaaacaaaaataagaatatcaacaacaatctttaaatcctacacacacacatttattggaaacaaacaaacaaaaattatctaTTCTTCAAGATCtttacaaattcaaataatttctctctttttttggatgattaATAAATTCTATTCTgacgttattttttttttgttggaacaTTACATATGAACATCactcaatttcaattttattttattaaatcttcaatcgaaataatgaatttatctACTTCCGAAAAGAgtattttcaaagaaaacaCCACTCACATTTTGTGTAAAACATATGCCCTAGAAAAATGGTCGCGATTaaataaatgtgaataaaatgaatgaattatcaataaaataaaggGCAATAGGTCACATTTCCAACGAAATttaacgatgataataataataatcgattcgatagaaaattttttttaaaatcaatgattttgttgttgttatgtgTATTCggcgaaaatgaaaaaaaagaaagtttttattactttttttctgaattactaaaaatagaataactaaaatgaacattcattaatttagGGAACAAGCTGTCGGACGAAACGATCGATTATATCGATttggaaaataataataaaaaaaagaaatataaaaaaaaattaatcattttgtttagaaaataaaaataaaaattgattttgttccatcatgatgattataatcataataaccatgatgatgatggaacataatcatcattcattgaatgatgactCAGCGTTTTTATGCAAACGCAAACACGCAAACAcaccaatcatcaatatatgtGACATATTTGttcgaaatcattttttattcggttcatttcaattctttaagaatattttatcaatgaaaaatattaatcATCTAAAATAAGAAATAAAGCCCCTCCACACACagtaatcaattgattaattctGGACTggttgatgtgtgtgtgtgtaaagtGGGTGAACAAATGTAAAATATTCATCTCCCTTTAGAagtaatcaatcattttttttttttttggctaccAGAATCTTAGGATAATGTGGATGGAacttttcaaaattgaaaaaattcattcaatcagtTTTACAGGAATTAAACTTTATTCCTCTTTCCAacgatgattgatgataaacataTCGATATAGACATGTGTGAACATCGTGTGTTTCCggattgaacaacaacaacaacaataattatttttgtcaattttatcTGATCAGggttgtggtttttttttgttgcctctttctctttctcttgaaaatgaatgaatcctAAATTGGGTTGAAACTGGTTTTATAAAATGATccattttaattgaatagtgaacaacaacaacaaaacatgaCAAAATTGAAACTCATTCAACCAGCCTTCAACGAAACATTGGATGCGGAAGAAATGAATGTGTCAGGATTTACATGACAAACGaacaaagaaacaaaaaatgtttgcatccagaaaataaaacaaaaatttcttttgattgACATCCAAGCTA includes:
- the LOC124490034 gene encoding uncharacterized protein LOC124490034, with translation MMNNNTNNGQQANNDYVYRTAEYMPPPIYNDVTPLIADNRTSSGRNILTIRPEYIYVFPSVGSRRRRLINLFLYIVMIILLAGLFVMFMSMFITYSQDFKYLLFVRRWPPTVCRDHNVCRPDSKQFERWVIHGLWPENADNTWDQFCSNQPLNQTVLNPIHERMLNIWPNLLQGKTENSLWKHEWRKHGTCAKMTQFEYFNQTLNLYEEFDLDRALIEANIVPRSDRKYSRELFEHALHESINRKDFQLNDPRNYILNCKEHENDSYLEEIWLCVSFHRPDQPSYCTMESSCPNSFYYTGF
- the LOC124490000 gene encoding choline-phosphate cytidylyltransferase A; this translates as MSIKPAAIAGDPESLAELSRCDYSIRITLDSARAGHIPSDRKIRIYADGIYDLFHAGHARQLMQAKSAFPNVYLIVGVNGDYLTNKFKGKTVMNETERYEAVRHCRYVDEVVRDAPWILTDEFLSEHKIDFVAHDDIPYTSNDSDDVYTIIKERGMFLATKRTEGISTSDLVARIVRDYDVYVRRNLARGYTAKELNVSFLNEKKFLLQNKMDELKDKGKMLVENLGQKRHEFIQKWEDKSIEFINSFIELFGPDGTLNTIWNQSTGRIKRALSPSPSPSNSSPEHRLGDDSSLPHGMNTGFSGFSEEDDYLNTTGSSHSMNRYVSTTKRSRNGPKSNKLSRRSITTRSVSSMDEYSDDEDNNDDLNVSKNNNHENSSSNNRSSISSNNNNSNRNINKISTNGAKETNRTSTNNQRRMKQK
- the LOC124490019 gene encoding uncharacterized protein LOC124490019; translation: MPSYSLNDICCPPSYNGESRRARWFFLGLFVFIGFMIIFILIGLAAGLWKHAPEQDHYLILSRQWPITVCIARQCDEKYRDQQEWLINGLQSRIAGEKPLKNCEHEENDFKPESVKDEKDYFATRWPNLDPLPHTLTIKEPTEKPTTTATSTVKTTTVSISSSTTKKPDDKPDDDKHNEKQWSKEWKQYGTCYDGKQADYFQTIMELDKTYLLKEAKISEKIIPNTTALIELNTLAKTLAEYFNKKNEQKWDESMFEFVCKLVINTNKNDDEQGQHLYLLEEIRMCFGAMTNDDGDKKKQVHKPIECFDRSSYGIESPYGCFGQQSVRYPNAF